Below is a window of Plasmodium gaboni strain SY75 chromosome 6, whole genome shotgun sequence DNA.
ttcggattctatatataaaaagaaaaaaagtCACGATTATAATTCAGCTAGGCATAAActgaaaaagaaaaaaaacaagaaaaaaaaaagtaaaaaaaaaagaaaaagtaaaataaaaacaaatgCTCAAGGAATATATGAGGAAAGTGGACAAGATGATGGAAGAGTTCATTTTCAATATAAAACAGGAAAGGAACATTTGTCGAAATTTATAGGAAAACATAATTCAATGGGATTTACACAAAGTTTTCAAGAATATGATCCTTTTGATAATGGTTATTTGAGTGAAGAAGATAGAGATCTTATAGTCTTTGCTGATAATGAAGaaacaaatgaaaatgctaataatatgaataatgaaaatatggatttaaaaaatgacaACGAAAATAATGTTGTAAATGATGTATATGAATGTGATGAAGATAAAAACAAAgatgataatttattaatcAAAGAAAAAGTTAATAGTTTAACAAGAAAGGATATTGTTCATATTGAGAATGAGAAACCAGTTCTTCATGctattaataatattaaaaataaaaaggtTGATTTAAATGGAGAATTAActtattatgattatatggggaaaaatgaaataatacCAAATTCTCGAACCGAAACGAATGTTGAAAGTTTTCATACTAATGATATGTTGAATCCTAAAATTTCTGTTATGAATGAAGAAGGAGGAgaatataagaaaaaagaaaacagGACCTGGGGAGATACAAAAAGTGATGgtttatatgaaaatgGAAAAGATGAAAAGAATGATTTAGGtattaataaatgtataacaaataaatatattgaaaatgacgataataataataataataatatagatgaaaataaaaaagatataaaaaaaaaaaaagtgaGTACTAAAGGTAATGAAAATTTGTTAGcaataaatgatataaataataaagagaaaagaaagaaggatgatgatataaataaaaatatggaaaaaataaaatcatataaaaagaaaacagCAGTTCCTGAATTTTCTatagtattattattacagATGGAATTATGTAAAGGATATACATTACGTAAATGGTTAGATAGATCTAGTCGAAGTGACAAACCTTTACATTTTACTTATGgtgataaaaaaatgaatcATCCATTAGAatttgatttatttaaGCAATTAATTAAGGGTCTTAAAGATATTCATGCTACATGTTTTATTCATAGGGATTTAAAACctgaaaatatttttgtagATCCTGATACGTATACATTAAAAATTGGAGATTTAGGATTAGTACGATTTATTgaagagaaaaaaagagaaaagGATTTTAACAATATTGATTGTTATAAggataatatatatacagATATTAATCAAAATGCAATAACTAGCCAAATTTCTATAAAAGGACAAATTATAGGAACACCTGGTTATACAGCTCCTGAAGGTGGAGCTTTATGTGATGAAAAAGCGGATATATATAGTGCAGCcttaatattattagaatTATTATGTCCACGTTTTACAACAATTATGGaaagatataaaagatTAAATGATTTCagaaattattatacaGTACCTGATTATGTAAAAATTCATTTAAATCCTTGGTATATTTTAATGTTACAAATGTCAAAACCCAATCCAGCTGATAGACCATCAGCTGCTGATTTGTATAGTAAAATTAAAGTATTGCTAGATCCACATTTGACTGATTTTGCATTTAGTTTTAACGATATTCATAATGAGCATATGAACAAACAGCCTCAGACAACTAATCACTTTGAAAGAACGTCGGACAATAAGGAAAAATTTATAATGCAAAGTGGGGAGATGATAAATAAAGtagaaaatgaagaaaagCTACCTAttataaaagtaataaatGACAATGTGGAGAATGTAAAAAATGAGAATAATGGTGCAGACAAGTTGTGACGTGcgtaatataatataaagagaaagaattcatttaaataaataaataaatatatatatatatatatatttatatatttattattttattgttttttttatatatatttattattttattgttttttttatatatatatttatttattcttttattttattttatttttttattgtatatatttttatcattttgagttttatttatttttacaaaaatatagcttataacatttaatgcttcatatttcttatgaatataataacagtggatatttgtttttattaaaacttttttttttattattttggtaattattaaatattgTTTAATGTATTCgttgttatatatataaatatattacaatatatatatatatatatatatttttttttttgatattttatttgtgcatatatttatttatttatttatataaactgtgcaatatataaatatatgaaaaataatataatataatgaattaCTACCATATGCAATTTGTCAGAAGACAAAAGAAATGAATATAATCAAGTGTACAAATAAgtgataaatatattataagtactcaaatattttatataaaataataaataaattaaacCTTTGGTCCCATTTAGAAAAACTTTACAAATGGAACTATAAagttatttatatatttataatttttttttctcacaataaatatatatatatatatatatatatatatatatatatatatataatatacaaatttACGACAACATTTGTAATTATGTTTCTTTGTTTTGAAGTGGGTGTgtgcatatatatttttttttgcatataaaaataactatatatatattatatatatatatatatatatatttatttatttatttattatgtaggtataatttcatttgttaaatatattgaaggaaaaaaaaaattatatttatataatattaaattgggtatctgtttttttatttttttatgattaATGTTATCACAAgttctttatttatttaattaataatgggaaaataaaaacatttctatataaataaataaatatatatatatatatatatatataatgagaaaaaggttcctttttataaaaattaacaaatgtatatatttaaaaaaaataaataaaaattcataaaaaaaatatatatatatataaatgcTCTGTACTAAgcaaatatattttattattaagatattttcattattttttttttttttttttttttgtgctttataaatataaatataattaatatttaatgtTTTGTATGGttgtataataataagccgcttttataaaaacataattcttttcactccaaataaacataaaacaatgaaaataatataaattaaaaaaaaaaaagtatatgtaatttaatatgtatatataaatgtaaatatatatatatatatataaattcacactaataatgtaaaaaatCTTATCTTTATATACAAGGGATATTCAAATGttcatttatttcttcttgtattttttgttaaggataaaagtaatatttaattctttGCAAATATTGGTTATGATGGTATGGGCATAATCAAGTAAGTATATAGCACCAAAgaataacatataatataaaatataattatcttTAAGAAGTGGGTGTTTTAAGAACTTGTATTTTGTGTTGCGTTTTAAAAAGATTAATAAAATGGAGAGATagtaaaatataattgGGATGGGGATCAAATCCATTTTAatctaaaaaaaataaagaaaagtaaataaggatatattgatgtgtttatatatttatgtatgtaaaatatatagatatgcaagaaatatgaaaaaaaaaaaaaaaaaaaaaaaaagattcatatatatgctcatatatattttaccTTTAATATTGTTGATAAgttaataaataaattgtAAAAGCATGAGTATAAGGCTATTATGGAAAAGCAGATTAATTCAGTTTTTGGTGTTACATctaaaaaaacaaaaaataaaaaataaaaaataaaaaaatgaacattaaaatatatatatatatatatatatatatatatatatatatatatatatggtttatattcctttttttttcatcatttacTTGTGTAGTAGAAATAGTATTGCATTAAGCTGAAAACGTAAACAACGGCTAATTGCactgaaaaaaaaaaaaaaataataaataaatatataaaataatgtGGTTAcacaatattattaaaatgttCATTATGgaatatgtatatataaataactTTATGTATCATAgtcaatatttttttttttatatattactgATGGCGTCgcttttctttttcttaGCATTTTGCATTCCTATATAGGTACATCTTGAGATGGAAAGGATAGTActaaaaagaaaaatatatatatatatatatatatatatatatatatttatatatacataaaatattttaatataataattcatatatttctttcctaaaatataattcattatataatgggaaatcatttttttatgtattatatgtgccataaaaataaaatgacATCCGTGATTTTTctctttaatttttttttccttacAAGAAGAGAACTGGGATTAAAATAACATAGTTGATGCTTACGCTTAAGACACATTTGCATAAAACGGAGCTGcaagaaagaaaaaaaaaaaaaaaaaaaatgaaaaaaaaagaaattaacagataattattttaacaTATTAACATTAATATTGAACAAAGTATTGATATagaaatatgaaaaattatcTATCTATCTATCTATCTATCTATctatctatatatatatatatatatatatatatatatatatatatgtatatatttttttttttctaacGTTAAGCTCTTTGGTAAGACATCTCTCAATGTGGTTCTTTGGAATATGGCTGCTCCTTTAAGTCCTCTAAGAATACACATGGTTATAACctaaaaaagaaataataataaaaaataaaattaaacatataatcacatatataaaaatatatatatatatatataatgtgGGATGCATTATTATAACTTCATTTTTCACTTACTAAAACGTGAGATTCAGTGGTTCCGATTTTTCCTACAGATGTGTTAAATACTTTTGTGTGATATTCCACCCactacaaaaaaaaaaaaaaaaaaaaaaaaaaatattaatatgacaatataataatatgtacaaataacatatttatataataatatatattttttttttttttcaagtTATTTTTTTTCGCCTTACTGAAAACATGTATCCTTGGATTTGAACAATTGCTAATAGCtgtaaaaaaattaaaatatacatatatatatatatatataatattcgTGTGATACTTATTTTTTGGATTTTATAATCTTACAATATAATAGGTCAAAGATTTTGGGAACCCAGCTGCCTTGCAAGCAATGAAAACAAAGAAAGACTACAAAAggggaaaaaaatatataaatatatatatatatatatatatatatatatatatatgtgcatATATAATGACACCAGCTTGTGGATAtgagaaatatatatattaatcaTAAATTTTATGCTTACTGTTGTTATTGCATCACATCCATGATCAAATAATTGTCCCAAAGGAGAACTGGTATTTGTTCTTCTAGCTTGTTTGCCATCAACAGCATCAAATgtctatatataaaaataaaatatattaataatatatatatgtacataaagtatgtattatatatatatatatatatatatatatatgtttatatatttctattgTACGTATGccaattatatatataatatggttttatataatcttTTTACCTGATATAGGAATAAAAAGATTCCTGCATAAATGTAGatataatcatattttttattttgagTATCAAAAACAAATGTAAGAATAAATGCAATTGTTGAACATAAGAATCCTAATAATGTTAAGAGGTTTGGTGTTATAGACTGTACAAAgataaaaagataaaaagtaacaataatattaataataataataatattatatgtattggtatatacatatatatatatatatatatatatatataatatatgtttatttatacatatcCATGTCATACAAAAAatcctttttatttcatctatcatttcatatattttatattatgttcTTACCTTTGGTACGAATTTGACACATATATTCCAGAAAGCATCAAAAACATTGTCAAGGAGTGAATTGCCTCCACTCTTATAAACATAAGATTTACAGTTTGAATAAACACTTTTATTTAACTTAAAAAGAATCCccatttttatatatatatattataaaaattttaaataattaaaagaaaaaaaaaaaaaataataataaaattcaaatataataaaattatatattatataatatatatatatatatatataattatatattattaaatatattaaatcTTTAATATGTGtactataaaaaaaaaaaaaaaaaaaattaatattataattcctatatataaaacaataatatattatataaatataaatatatatatatatatatatatatatatatatatatatatattatatattatatatatatatatatatatatatatatattatataaatataaatatatatatatatatatatatatatatatatatatatatattatatattatatatggAACTTTCCAAAACaacaaatttttataataataaatctaAACTTGCGTTTTTCTTCacaaaaattttttttttttttatttcatgTGTTCAAcacaataaaaaattaaaattcaatatttaacctttaaatatttaatctattaaaataaaatatatattattatgtgtAAATTGGTTggatataaaaaaaaattaaataaaacaaaacaaTACAATATACAAGTAAgcaataatatattattcaaaatataataaaattaaattaaatatatataaataaaataataacagttaatataataataataaaaaaaattagtaaaatttttttttattaaatattcatatattatttataaataataaaaaaatagatagaaaaagaaaaaaaaaaaaaaaaacaataaaacaaaatataaaaccaataaaaaaatcaataaaatcaatataaaatcattaaaaccaataaaaaaatcaaTAAAACCAATAAAAACCAAATAAAACCAATAAAACCAATaaaattgtatataataatatattatatatttttatatatattttgaaaaattttattttggttatatttaaatataaataataaaatttatataaaatttttaatttaatttattttatataatatatattttatataatatttattttatttaaaaaaaatgaaaaaaaattaaaaaaaaattaaaaaaaaaaaaaaaaaaagctTCCAAAAAACCATTTTATGGTTTTtctattaaaaataaaattttttcattagaataagaacaaataaataaatattatatatatataaatatatattattatatatatattaaataatatatattttattatatattataattttttttattgttgTTGGCTTTATATACAAAGTTATTGCTGTTTATTTTCGTtctatttcttttttttttttgtttttttggttttatattaaaaatacatGATCTTACAGAACATACTATATACTAAAATTTGTTAAc
It encodes the following:
- a CDS encoding putative choline/ethanolaminephosphotransferase (transcript variant 1; alternatively spliced), with amino-acid sequence MGILFKLNKSVYSNCKSYVYKSGGNSLLDNVFDAFWNICVKFVPKSITPNLLTLLGFLCSTIAFILTFVFDTQNKKYDYIYIYAGIFLFLYQTFDAVDGKQARRTNTSSPLGQLFDHGCDAITTSFFVFIACKAAGFPKSLTYYILLAIVQIQGYMFSWVEYHTKVFNTSVGKIGTTESHVLVITMCILRGLKGAAIFQRTTLRDVLPKSLTSVLCKCVLSVSINYVILIPVLFFTILSISRCTYIGMQNAKKKKSDAIMQLAVVYVFSLMQYYFYYTNVTPKTELICFSIIALYSCFYNLFINLSTILKIKMDLIPIPIIFYYLSILLIFLKRNTKYKFLKHPLLKDNYILYYMLFFGAIYLLDYAHTIITNICKELNITFILNKKYKKK